The Thermodesulfobacteriota bacterium genome segment CAACGTGAAGTTCTTCAGATGCGTAGTACGCCGACTTTGCAATAAATTGAGCTATTTTTCGTTTTTCGGCATCTTTGCGTCTGCGGTATTTCTTTATAATGCGTTTAGCCCTATTTTCATACTGTTTTGCTATGCTGGTCATCATTTCAACAGAACGCAGTGGGTATCGACCTGTGGCTGTTTCCGCACTCAACATAACCGCATCTGTACCCTGAAGAATTGCGTTGGCTACATCGCTAACCTCGGCACGTGTCGGCCGGGGGTTTTCTCGCATGGATTCAAGCATTTGAGTGGCAACAATCACCGGCTTTCCTGCATAGTTGCATTGTTTGATGATGCGTTCCTGTATGCCGGGAACCGACTCAAGGGGTAATTCTACACCCAGATCTCCCCGCGCCACCATGATTCCATTAGAATACGCCAGAATCTCATTGAAATTATCGACGGCTTCAGGGTGTTCAATCTTGGAAAATATCATCATTTCAGCATTATGGCTTTTTAGATAAGTTCTAAGCGTCATGAGATCTTCCGCACTTCTGACAAATGATGCAGCTAGAAGGCGTATATCGTTTTCAATCGCAAAAAGGATATCTTTTTTATCTTGATTCGTAAGGAAAGGAAGATCGACCCGGTAACCCTGAATTGTAATTTTTTTTCTACTCCCAATATCGCCACTGTTCTGAATTTTAACAACGATACCGCCATTGTTGTTGTCAACGACTTCCGACTCGATCAGGCCATCGTCGAAAAGGATTCGTGCGCCGATCGGAATATCCCTAATATGCGGATAGGTTATCGGAATATGCTTCCGGCTGCTTCTTTGCGCATCAATAGACAATAGCAGTTCGGTACCCTGCTTTGCATTTACAGAGCCGTTTTTGATTATCCCTGTTCGAATCTCCGGACCTTTGGTATCGAGTATGATAGAAATATCTTTTCCCAGCTTTCTGATATTTTGGATGTATTCTGCGTGAGTTGCGTAGTCGCCATGCGATAAATTAATTCGTGCAGCATCTATACCCGCATTTCGAAGCTGATGAAGCGTCTCCGGATTACAGGAAGCCGGCCCAATGGTAGCGACTATTTTAGTATTTTTATTCATGTTCAGTTGTATTTTGCGATCAGCAGAATACTCAAAGCCAGTTCTGTTTGTCGAACACCGTATACGTATCAAACAAAAAGGGTGCAAACAAGTTAGAAATCCATTAGAATACAGATGATTACCCTTATAAATAATACCAGCAATTTAACTGGAATAGACCATCCAATACTGGCTGTTTATTAATAAAAAGATAACAAAAACTAAACATTCTAATCACATTTGATGCCGATACTATAGCTGGACAATATATCGCTCTATCTTTAACCTTGCTCTTACGTCGCAAATCAAGAAGGATCGCTGATTATGAAGGCGGAAGCGAAGCAATCTCCTACAGAAGGAAAACTTCACTTTAACGACGACAATGGTGCCGTTGATGATACAATTAAAAAACTATTGCGCCTTGCCGGCGATGTACAACATGCCGATATCGTACGTCAGATGATAATTGCTTCGCTTAAGGCGGGTTTAGAAGACGGTGGCAAGGCCGACTTAAAACAGATGAACGATGCCCTGAAAGAACTGCGTTTCACAACCAAAGTTTTTAAGCCCTACCGTCAAATACGCAAAGTATCCGTATTTGGCTCTGCAAGAGAAAATCTAGACAGCCCCATATATCAAATGGCCAAGCTTTTCGGGAAAAGAATGGTCGAAGCCGGATATATGGTAATCACCGGAGGCGGCCCTGGCATTATGCAGGCCATAAACGAAGGGGCCGGGACTGAAAAGTCTTTTGGCGTCAACATTAGGCTGCCCATGGAACAGGAACCTAATGCCGTAGTAAAAGACAACCCGCGTTGTATTACCTACAAATATTTTTTCACCCGTAAGGTGGCGTTTATCAAGGAAGCTGATGCGGTAGCTCTTTTCCCGGGAGGGTTCGGCACCTTGGATGAAGCAATGGAAACACTGACCCTCATTCAAACAGGAAAATGTGACCCCATGCCCGTTGTCATGATGGACTTACCTGATGGGTCTTACTGGAGAACTTTAATTAGATTCATGCAATCCGAAGTGATAAACAACAGTCGCGCAGACAAAACGGGCTTTTCTCTCTTCCAAGTGATAAATTCGGTAGATGATGCGGTTGCCCACATCAATCGTTTCTATAGGAATTTCCATAGCATTCGGTATGTAGGTCCCCGGTTGGTCATAAGGTTAAACAGGGCCATAGACAATTGCTGCATGGAGGAATTAGCAAGCGAGTTTAAGGACATCCTTACCCATCCGGAAGGTATCCGAATGTCTGGACCGCTACCGGATGAATTTGACTCACCAGAAATTGCGCACCTACCCCGGATAGTCGTCGATTTCAACAAGCGAGACTATGGCCGTCTACGCTCTCTAATCGACACCATTAACGCGTTGTAGTGTTTTTTGTTAAGTATGTTCTTTTTGCATATGTAGACGATAGCATACCAATACATTCTTTTTTTTTTATATTTTTCAGTAAATTTGGTTATACGAATCTATCTTTATGCGCATAATTGTTTTGATGTTTAAAAACACCACCCTTGATTAATTCGTATCCGATGATGTTGCCCATTGCTTAAATTCAATAGAGCACAGGAAAATGACTTCGTTTGATAGTTAGAACATGGCGATTATGTCAGGTTGTTATTATTACATCAAATTTGAAAAATGGTTCCCGCTTAGGACTTTATGATTGAGTCTATTGACCGCTAAATTTCAGTCTCACAATCAAATCTTAATTTGATCGTGTAATCCGGTGGTGTTGATTCCATTTTGAAGTTTCCCTGCATAATTATCTCGCTATCATCGATCCGCTGATTCTTTTATAATATTACAATCATAAAGATTTGTATGATAAATCTATTTTAGTATTGAAAGTTGTTTTTCTTCTATTTTAAATAGAAAGCTTGGTATTATTGACGTGAAAATTGTGCCTATTTTTTGTGATTAACAGTGATTTTGAGTGATAAACAGTGACATCTTGAACGGAAGGGGTAGTAACGAAAAAACTTATTATTTCATCATTATAGTTAATTGTTTATCATCGTTTATCACTATTTGTCACCACCTTTTTAATCGGTTCAAATCCAGTCGTCCCGACCAAACATTATTAATGATGAGCCGGATAGTTACCATCCGGCTTTTTACTTTTCCTGACTATCTCTGTCCCTTCACTCCCACCTGAATATTTTATCAATCTGCTTCCAAATCGCTCAACATGGTTTGCCAATATGCTTTTTAGCTGACCGTTAAAAATGTGGTGATACGATTTTGCTTAAAAGTGGTATTTTTATTCAAAATAATGGTATTAAATTGCTTTTACTAATTGAAATGATTGATAAAAAACACTTGACAACATAAATTTGTTCGGGTTATTGGTAAATTTTATTTCTTGTAAATGGAAGTTTGTTATGGGAGCTTTTGCGGCACAAGATACCATTTTAGAGGATTCGGAATCCAGGAAAGACTCAAGAGTAATTTTTAATGGCAAAAAGCCCGTAGTAGCGGAATGTTTTACCGTTGATTCTCATTTTAAAGCGTCCATTCAGGATTTGTGCACGTCTGGGGTTTTTATTTGCACTGACAGAAAATTTTCTATCGGACAAGAGATTTCATTAACTCTTTGGTTTCCCGAATCCGGAAAAAAGATGATGGCGAGCGGTGAAATAGTCAGGATTGAATATTCAGGAATCGGAGTGAAATTTAAAATTCTGTTTACTAAGTAAATTCCACTAGTTCAACGCTCTGTTATTGAATCTTTCACTTGAAAGACGTTGAGTCCTCTCTCAATAAAAAGCATTACTATAGCTGTACTTTCCCACTCATCCATCGGCTTATTATTTCAATGTCACACACCGCCAGTTGAGAAAAACTCTATTTGAAGACCGAAAAAACGGAGTTTTTCACCTTGCCGAAAACACCCTTTTCAGCTTCAAGTATCTTTTCCATCTCCCCTGGGTCGAGGTGAACCGCGCCGCATCCTTCATTGACGCATATGTCGATCTTAACCTTATTATGCTCCACTTCCACCAGGCTTGGCGTGCCGCATCTGAAGCAGTGATTTTTGTGGTCTTTGCTATAGGCCTCATCCGCCTCTTTTGCGGCAATGGCCCTAAGTTTTTCAATTTTTTTCCTTTCCTCTTCACGAAAGTGAAGATCTTCATCGCTGACTTGAATTATGACGCGCTCGTTTTTCATGTACATTCCTCCTTATATGGCGTTGTCGCCTGTCTAATGGCAGTTCTCACCCGCTTACCGACATTCAGAATCCAAATACCGGATGCTTACGTTATTGTCAACCCGTCTTTTTGACCCGTCATTTTAAACTTCTTCATCAACGACCCTCTATTTTTTCACCTGGTTTCCTGCTTTTTTCCCGTTTGTGTATAAAATTCAGCTATGGATCAGGTAATTTTTTTCACTTAAGTTTTTTATACAAGTGCCGATACTGTTTTATAATGCAGACACTTAGACGAAAACAGCAACGTTTATGTTACCATGAAAAATATAAAACAACTGTATGGATACCTTACCGGAAGAGAGGCAAAATGTATAAATTCACTAAACTTGCGATATTCATCATTCTATTTTCAGGAATAATTTTTGCTCATAATGTTTTCGCCAATAATTTCGAAGATTCGGTTTATGATTGTTACCAAAAAAAGGGATTTTGGGGTGTTTCAACGGGTCGATGTATCGCCAATTCGTTTATTAAAATTCATGGATATTCGTCACAGTCAACTATTATCAAACGGGTTTTTATCGGTGCATGTGAAAACCTCCCCAAAGGCAGGGAATACAAATATTTAAAAAACAGGCTAAGTATTGATTTGAGGAGAGAGCCAAATCTTATCCCTATCATAGAAGAGCATTATTCCATGGTAAAAAAAGTCGTTGATCGGGTCAACGTTGTAAAGAAAAAACAAAAAGAAATGGCGCATAAAAAACGAATCGAGGCCAAAAAGCGGAAACTGGAAAAATTAAAAAAGCAAAAGGTTGAATATGAAAAGCAGCTATCAAAAGCCAAACAAGAAAAATTGCTTGATGACGAAATAAAAAGGGTTCGTGCAGAAAAAGCAGAAAAAAAACGGGTTGCTGAAATAAAAAAAGCAGAGGAACAACGCAGAAAACAAAAAGAAAAACAGCGCCAGGAAGCCATCAAGTTTCAAAAACAACAAGAAGAAGCCTGGCGCCAAGTGAATCATTTTGCTAAAAGCAAAGGCTGTAAAGGTTTTTACGGGAAAATCTTAAAGTTTTATCTAGATAAATCAGTGAATCGAATCGATCCAATGGTGTTCATGGGCTATATGTTTGAATCGATCCAGCGCTATAAAGTGGTAATGAAAAAAGATCACATTATTTGCTATTTGATCAACCCCAGCATAACCTTTGCCATTGAAAAACAGAAAGGAAGGTTTTATGGAAAAACACTTGGGCAGGGAATATATTTGAAGCTGGTAGATTTTGGTACGTTTGGTTCGCAGCAAATTTTTATTTTTAGGGAAATTAGCTAAAACACCCCCTACCTTGGCCAATCATTATGTCTAATCCTTCAGACACAGGTGCCCCGATTAAATAACGATTTTTTTATCTACCCAAAAAAAGAAATTGGCAACCACGCTGATTTCCTTTTTGAAGGTGGTTTGACTGTTCGACTTTTTTTGATTTTGCGAAATGACTCGAACGCTCAGATATTTTCTTCTTCATTGTTTTTATCACATTTTTAAGCGAAGCGCTCCATTACCACCTCTTTTTTAGCATAGCCCGGCGCCATATCTTTTCAGTTCTCTTTCTAACGATTTGCGATCGTTTACCATCTGCTCTAACTTGGTATAAAATTCCTTATTATGGCTTTTAATGCGGGTATGAACGAGCTCGTGAATGATCACATAATCAGTCAATCTGTCGGGTAATCTGACAAGTTTGACATTAAGGCTGATGTTGTTTTTGGACGAACAACTCCCCCAGCGGGTCTTCTGATTCCTAATGAATACGCGATTGTATTTAAACCCATGCGCTTTTGCCAGTTCATCCAGCCTATTAACCAAAACTCTCCTGGCTTTGGTTCGATCAATATCATTGAATTTTACGGAAAGAGTTCTATGATCCCTTTCCACCTGTCTCATTCTTTCCAGATTTTTTTTTATCCACCCCCTTCTGGAGCCGGCAAAGGCCATGGCTTTCTCCCATGAAATTCTATAAGGAACTGCAACCCGAACACCTTTGAATGGTCGCACCGAAATATTGATCCGCTTTGCCCTTGGACTGCGTTCAAATAAAATTTTTCCGATACCTTCAATACGAAACAGATGTCCGCCCATTTCCTTCTGCCTTATGCCTTATAATAATATAGTGAAACACCGGTGGTTTTTAATACAAACCCGAACGTTTAGCTGCACGAATTGTTTTTTAAATACCAAAAACACAAGCTGAAACCCATTCCAGATAATCACATATAAATCAATAGCCTCGCCAGGTATCGATCGCTTTCACCAGGACATATACAGCCCGGGTAAAAGGAAACTCTTCGTCATCCTGCGCATATTTGAGCACACCCCCTGATATGGTATCGATTTCCGTTTTTCTCGCGGCCTGCAGGTCCTGAAGCATGGACGTCTTGTTCGCTGCCGTTCTCTCAAGATTGTCCATATGCATGGCCCACAGCTCATCAAACTCAATTTGGACACCTGCCCTTCCTGCCGCAATAATGGTCTCTTGGCAGATCCTTTTCATGATGTCCAGTGCATGGATATTTTTTCGCATCTCGCCATTGCTCATACCCGTTAAGGCGGAAGTGGTGTTGACCATAGCGTTTATGGCCAGTTTCCGCCAAATAGCCGGCCGAGGATCTTCCACATAACTGGCGTTCAGTCCAGCCCCTTTCAACAGAACTTCGATCCATGCCATGTCAATGCCCTGCTTCCAGGGCCCGAACATGAAAAAGCCGTCGCCACCCCACCCTATGACACCCGGAGCCTTAGTATATGCCCCGTAAGTTGTCACACCAGCTCCGACCTTTTCCTTTCCAAAAACTGAAACAAGCTTCTCCGGGTTCCCCAGGCCATTTTGAATGGTAAGAACCACTCCGTCCTCCTCAAGGATTTCCCCAACAGGTGAAATTTCTTCTGTGCTGTATGACTTTACGGCCACAATAACCAACCTGGATGGTTTGAGATCAGACGGGCTATCCGAAACAGCGGTCAGTGGGAATTTCCTTGTCGTGCCGGTGCGGTCCCCCTCAATCGTAATCCCTTTCTCTCGAAGCGCCTCAAGCTGTGCGCCCGATCTCTGAAAAGCCTGAACAGTTATGCCTCCTTCGATCAAACGGCCGGCCAACAGGCTGCCCAAAGCGCCACATCCGGCTATGGTTACTATCATGCGGTTATCTCCCAGCTTCTGATTTATTTTTCCCCCAAACAATAGATAGTCTTTTCCTGGGT includes the following:
- the pyk gene encoding pyruvate kinase, whose protein sequence is MNKNTKIVATIGPASCNPETLHQLRNAGIDAARINLSHGDYATHAEYIQNIRKLGKDISIILDTKGPEIRTGIIKNGSVNAKQGTELLLSIDAQRSSRKHIPITYPHIRDIPIGARILFDDGLIESEVVDNNNGGIVVKIQNSGDIGSRKKITIQGYRVDLPFLTNQDKKDILFAIENDIRLLAASFVRSAEDLMTLRTYLKSHNAEMMIFSKIEHPEAVDNFNEILAYSNGIMVARGDLGVELPLESVPGIQERIIKQCNYAGKPVIVATQMLESMRENPRPTRAEVSDVANAILQGTDAVMLSAETATGRYPLRSVEMMTSIAKQYENRAKRIIKKYRRRKDAEKRKIAQFIAKSAYYASEELHVAAILTPTESGFTARNVSRFKPKCPILAITRDRTVLQYLKIVRGVFPMMDEDDHLDLSHYDMSYHLVCKFYKLGLLKNEDRIIITSGSNLMKKRGTNLLEIYNVDDIISDQELDTNNLAKAEKTV
- a CDS encoding TIGR00730 family Rossman fold protein — protein: MKAEAKQSPTEGKLHFNDDNGAVDDTIKKLLRLAGDVQHADIVRQMIIASLKAGLEDGGKADLKQMNDALKELRFTTKVFKPYRQIRKVSVFGSARENLDSPIYQMAKLFGKRMVEAGYMVITGGGPGIMQAINEGAGTEKSFGVNIRLPMEQEPNAVVKDNPRCITYKYFFTRKVAFIKEADAVALFPGGFGTLDEAMETLTLIQTGKCDPMPVVMMDLPDGSYWRTLIRFMQSEVINNSRADKTGFSLFQVINSVDDAVAHINRFYRNFHSIRYVGPRLVIRLNRAIDNCCMEELASEFKDILTHPEGIRMSGPLPDEFDSPEIAHLPRIVVDFNKRDYGRLRSLIDTINAL
- a CDS encoding PilZ domain-containing protein; the encoded protein is MGAFAAQDTILEDSESRKDSRVIFNGKKPVVAECFTVDSHFKASIQDLCTSGVFICTDRKFSIGQEISLTLWFPESGKKMMASGEIVRIEYSGIGVKFKILFTK
- a CDS encoding zf-TFIIB domain-containing protein, producing MKNERVIIQVSDEDLHFREEERKKIEKLRAIAAKEADEAYSKDHKNHCFRCGTPSLVEVEHNKVKIDICVNEGCGAVHLDPGEMEKILEAEKGVFGKVKNSVFSVFK
- a CDS encoding M48 family metallopeptidase translates to MGGHLFRIEGIGKILFERSPRAKRINISVRPFKGVRVAVPYRISWEKAMAFAGSRRGWIKKNLERMRQVERDHRTLSVKFNDIDRTKARRVLVNRLDELAKAHGFKYNRVFIRNQKTRWGSCSSKNNISLNVKLVRLPDRLTDYVIIHELVHTRIKSHNKEFYTKLEQMVNDRKSLERELKRYGAGLC
- a CDS encoding 2-dehydropantoate 2-reductase produces the protein MIVTIAGCGALGSLLAGRLIEGGITVQAFQRSGAQLEALREKGITIEGDRTGTTRKFPLTAVSDSPSDLKPSRLVIVAVKSYSTEEISPVGEILEEDGVVLTIQNGLGNPEKLVSVFGKEKVGAGVTTYGAYTKAPGVIGWGGDGFFMFGPWKQGIDMAWIEVLLKGAGLNASYVEDPRPAIWRKLAINAMVNTTSALTGMSNGEMRKNIHALDIMKRICQETIIAAGRAGVQIEFDELWAMHMDNLERTAANKTSMLQDLQAARKTEIDTISGGVLKYAQDDEEFPFTRAVYVLVKAIDTWRGY